In the genome of Amphiura filiformis chromosome 4, Afil_fr2py, whole genome shotgun sequence, one region contains:
- the LOC140151583 gene encoding nuclear protein localization protein 4 homolog, which translates to MSEGIIVRIQTFEGNKRVSAPVGTTLYKFFQKVSETVGIDVGEFQLFVNRDRTNQLKPSSKSTLKSAKIRHGDMLYLFSDESVADSGNSSSSSAAVIGGSGEPTPSTSGAPVAPQVIEDEVDQFLAKQDGKIYRKRDEQLCHHGPNAKCVHCVPLEPYDERVLMDNDPPIKHLSFHAHLRKLTGGVDKGKFAFLENISCKLKEGCTEHAPYPGGICTKCQPSAFSLDRQTYRHVDNIMFENPFMFDRFLDYWRKTGNQRIGFLYGKYEHHKDVPLGIKATVSSIYEPPQSSTANSLELHEDPHAEVVDYIANKLGLRKVGWIFTDLVADDLTKGTVKHVRNMDAHFLSAEECIMAGELQNRHSNPCKLAAEGTFGSKFTTCIVTGDSTNQIHTEAYQVSNQCMALVRDNCLIPTRDAPELGYVRESTSEQYVPDVFYSEVDEYGNKSKSLARPLPVEFLLVDVPCAFSKDPIYSFNDRPDMKHFPVENRAELGELQDINAVATYMKQFQEDRFLEAMSDFHLLVFLATMDMLPLRDHMDSLLEAIRSGDVELARAWSKSEQWATIEHFLEAQAPSPTLGGASGFSAPGPVSAGPNWTCNHCTYINSGDRALCEICENPK; encoded by the exons ATGTCGGAAGGAATT ATTGTGCGAATACAGACCTTTGAGGGCAATAAGCGTGTGAGTGCACCAGTAGGAACAACTCTGTACAAATTCTTTCAGAAG GTATCTGAGACAGTTGGTATAGATGTTGGTGAGTTCCAGCTCTTTGTTAATCGAGATAGAACCAACCAGTTAAAACCTTCAAGTAAATCTACTCTCAAAAGTGCAAAAATCAG ACATGGAGACATGCTGTATTTATTCTCGGATGAATCAGTTGCTGACAGCGGTAACAGCTCATCATCATCAGCTGCTGTTATTGGAGGGTCAGGTGAGCCAACACCGTCAACATCAGGAGCACCTGTAGCACCTCAAGTCATAGAAGATGAAGTGGACCAATTCTTGGCTAAACAGGATGGCAAGATATACAGGAAAAGAGATGAACAATT GTGTCACCATGGTCCCAATGCCAAATGTGTACATTGTGTCCCATTAGAG CCATATGATGAGAGGGTATTAATGGATAATGATCCTCCAATCAAACATCTGTCATTCCATGCACACCTACGCAAACTCACAGGTGGTGTAGACAA AGGTAAATTTGCATTCCTAGAGAACATTAGCTGTAAACTAAAAGAAGGCTGTACAGAGCACGCTCCATATCCAGGTGGTATATGCACTAAATGTCAACCTAGTGCATTCTCTCTTGATAGACAG acttaCAGACATGTAGACAATATAATGTTTGAGAATCCTTTCATGTTCGATCGATTCTTGGACTACTGGAGGAAAACTGGAAACCAGCGAATTGGCTTCTTATATGGGAAATATGAACACCATAAAGATGTTCCACTTGGTATTAAAGCAACAGTATCATCTATTTATGAACCTCCTCAG TCATCAACAGCTAACAGTCTAGAACTACATGAAGATCCTCATGCGGAAGTAGTAGATTACATAGCAAATAAACTTGGTCTAAGAAAG GTTGGTTGGATATTTACAGATTTAGTTGCAGATGATCTAACCAAAGGCACAGTTAAACATGTACGCAATATG GATGCTCATTTTCTGAGTGCAGAAGAATGCATCATGGCAGGTGAATTACAAAATCGTCATAGTAACCCATGCAAGCTTGCTGCTGAAGGCACCTTTGGATCCAAATTTACCACATGTATCGTAACTG GTGATTCGACCAATCAGATCCACACAGAGGCATACCAGGTGTCCAATCAGTGTATGGCATTAGTACGAGATAACTGCCTCATACCAACAAGAGATGCACCTGAACTGGGTTATGTCAGGGAGTCTACCAGTGAACAGTATGTCCCTGATGTCTTTTACTCA GAGGTGGATGAATATGGTAATAAATCAAAATCTCTTGCCAGACCCCTGCCTGTAGAATTTTTACTAGTTGAT GTGCCTTGTGCCTTCTCCAAAGATCCTATCTACTCATTCAATGACAGACCAGACATGAAGCATTTTCCTGTAGAAAACAGGGCCGAGTTAGGTGAACTACAAGACATCAATGCAGTAGCAACCTATATGAAGCAGTTCCAAGAGGACAGATTTCTTGAAGCCATGTCAGACTTCCACCTACTTGTGTTCTTAGCTACCATGGATATGTTACCACTCAGG GATCACATGGACTCCTTACTTGAAGCAATCAGATCTGGTGACGTTGAATTAGCTAGAGCTTGGTCTAAAAGTGAACAGTGGGCAACTATAGAACACTTCTTAGAAGCGCAAG cACCCAGTCCTACTCTAGGTGGCGCATCGGGCTTCTCAGCGCCAGGCCCCGTATCAGCTGGGCCTAACTGGACATGCAATCATTGTACATATATCAACTCAGGGGATAGGGCATTGTGTGAAATATGCGAAAACCCCAAATAA